The following are from one region of the Sardina pilchardus chromosome 4, fSarPil1.1, whole genome shotgun sequence genome:
- the stx19 gene encoding syntaxin-19, with translation MKDRMEELRQKVKSSGDLNDNNPFDEDYDDDDELAPPPQAVIFEEEPVLENFLRETQRIRDSLEELEAEVKKFSQQQRNLVATMRRFSVMKKESSITRDIKLQAESLHKRLDALAKQAKSLEAEVGPNAATVRIEKAQHAALFRHFQRVMLQYNESLLSKQDKCKHFIRRQLEVSGRAVTEAEVDDMVEQGKWEVFNENILLDSKITRHQLTEIEQRHKELLNLESNMKDLRDLFLDIFILVEEQGEYIERIQTNVERTQDYVQVTNEKFKMAVRYKKKNPLKRLCCCCCPWNCC, from the coding sequence ATGAAGGACCGCATGGAGGAATTGAGACAGAAGGTGAAGTCCAGTGGGGACCTGAATGACAATAACCCTTTTGACGAGGACTACGATGACGACGACGAGCTAGCTCCACCGCCTCAGGCCGTGATATTCGAAGAGGAACCCGTTCTGGAGAACTTCCTGCGCGAGACCCAGCGCATCCGCGACAGCCTCGAGGAGCTGGAGGCCGAGGTGAAGAAGTTCAGCCAGCAGCAGCGGAACCTCGTGGCCACCATGCGCCGCTTCAGCGTCATGAAGAAGGAGAGCAGCATCACGCGCGACATCAAGCTGCAGGCCGAGAGCCTCCACAAGAGGCTGGACGCGCTGGCGAAACAGGCCAAGAGCCTGGAGGCCGAGGTGGGCCCCAACGCGGCCACCGTGCGCATCGAGAAGGCCCAGCACGCCGCGCTGTTCCGCCACTTCCAGAGGGTGATGCTCCAGTACAACGAGTCGCTGCTCAGCAAGCAGGACAAGTGCAAGCACTTCATCCGCCGACAGCTGGAGGTGTCCGGCCGGGCCGTGACGGAGGCCGAGGTGGACGACATGGTGGAGCAGGGGAAGTGGGAGGTGTTCAACGAGAACATCCTGCTGGACTCCAAGATCACTCGCCATCAGCTGACCGAGATCGAGCAGCGGCACAAGGAGCTCCTCAACTTGGAGAGCAACATGAAGGACCTCAGGGACCTCTTTTTGGATATCTTCATCctggtggaggagcagggggaATACATTGAGAGAATCCAGACCAATGTGGAGAGGACTCAAGATTATGTGCAGGTTACAAATGAGAAGTTTAAAATGGCTGTCAGGTATAAGAAGAAGAATCCTTTGAAGAGactttgttgttgctgctgtcctTGGAATTGCTGTTGA